The stretch of DNA TAAGTACACTTCAGATGCTGGGCTCATACCAGATGGGATGGACGGGAGTTACTTTGTCACGGAGTCAGGCTGGGTTCCTTATAACATTGTGACACTGTCTTGGACCACCTTCTTTGGATCTTAAATATTTCACCAATGGAGCATGGATGCTTGTGGGATCTGCCTAAGTGACATTGTGGTCCAGGCCATTTCTTCCCAGCTCTTCCCCAGTGTCACCCCTCCAGTCACGCACCATGAGTCTTCAGAGTATTGAGAGTGCTTAGATAAAATGATGTTAAAGGAAGTTTCAAATAGTGTTTCACGTCATTACATGAGtttagccagaaaaaaaaaaaaaaaaaagaaagtgtgtctGAAACTTCTGTGGGGAATCAAGCAGCATCCAAGGTTAACTTAGAACTGACCTCATGCGCTCCCTGTCCAGCAGGTTGGCTGGCTTTCAGTGTCATGAAGGCAGGGACGATGCCAGTTGTTccccatttgggggaataaaataGGGTCTAAACTCAGGCTGAGCACCAATGAGCCTTAGGGCATGTTTCCAGGAAGAGGCAGTGGACCCGTTAGAGGACTGGCCTGGAGTCTCAAGGTGAGAGGTGGTGGCTCCTGGTGAGGAGgcaggtggtggtgctgctggggCAAGGGCGAAAGTGCAGCTCCCCGTGGGGGTCCCCAGGCAGTGGGGAGACACAGCTGAATGGATGGCTGCGGATCAGGAGGCTTCCTGTCCCATGGGGGACTCTCAGGAAGCCAAGAAGGGACAAACAGCCTGGGGGCAGTGAGATTCATCTGGGTGTCCTAGGCCGCCCCCTCCCCTTGTGCCCCTTATTGTCTGGCGTGGACCGTCAGTCTCCTCCTGGAGGCCGCCCCTGTGACCCGGTCTTTGTGTCCCTACAGCCTATTTCCTGGAGCAGGTTAAAGCTGAGTGTCACCACGACACTGGGGCGCAGCGGGTGCGGTTCCTGCACAGATACATCTACAACCGGCAGGAGTACTCGCGCTTCGACAGTGATGTGGGCGAGTTCCAGGCGATGAGCGAGCTGGGGCGGCCAGATACCGAGTACTGGAATGGCCAGAAGGCTCTCCTGGAGCAGGAAATGGCTTACGTGGACACGTTCTGCAGACACAACTACGAGATCCTTGACCCCTTCTTGGTGCAGCGCCAAGGTGAgcagggacaggggtgggggaCGGGTGGGGTCGGGTGTGGACCCTCAGGCGCTGCCTGCTGTGAGGAGGACCTTAGGTCTGAGTTATCTGTCCTGCTTCACTGTGATTTCACCTTGTCAAATGTTTCCGTAGTTAACGATTTTGAAGCTGGCAATTTGACCTACCATCCCGCTGTTAGCATTTTAATAATGTCAGTAGGACTGAATTAGTCACGTGTTTCCTTTTGTACATCTCTGGTGCAATTTACCTCACATTTCCCTTTGttacctattttaaaaatattatccaaTACACtggtccgtgtgtgtgtgtggtggggagcccGGGGGAGGGGGTAATTCCCAGAGCACCAGCAGATGTGGGGTCTAAGGATCAGGGCCACACTTCTTAAGTGGCTGCTAAAATGCCATAGTTTCATCCAGGCTACTCCAAGTAGGATCCAGCTTCATGATAATGGCTCTGGGAAAGCTTGTGAGGATGGCTCAGATATTTGTGATTTCTTGCAGCTGTCTGGGAGAGCCAGCACAAATGATTTTCCAGGAACCTTCAATACATACTATTTCATGATGCCATTTCTCAgagctggctttggcctggcacggCCTTGGTCTTTCTCGTtattttcagagtgaaccagtgaatagaacaTTCTTTgcacctctttttctctcacagtctctatcactctgacttaaaataaataaataaaattttaaaagtcagtcATTTAAAAACCAGGTGATGACCAAGTTGTTTGTATAAAgtgatgcagtgtttccttacaACCTGTGGATACCTTCTCCTTCACAGCGTGTCTGGACACTGAGGATGCCAAGACTGGTGGAGTAAATACCAGGCAAGCACTGGTTACATAGTGTTGCTCAGGAAATTATGACAAAATCAGAGGTGTGAATGATCAGTGTAGTCAATTTCATCTCCCACCACCAGATACCTTTGATCTCTAGTAGGGGGAATTTCACTCAACCAAGTTTGAGGATCCAGACAGCACACTGTGCTCCAAAATGTTTcacatgctttatttatttatttttaaagatttatttatttttattggaaagtcagagaggaagatctttaatctgctggattactccccaagtggccacaattgacagagctcagctgatccaatcaggagcccagagcctcttgcaggtctcccaaacaggtgcagggtcccaagactttaggtcatcctcaactgctttcccaggatacaagcagggagctggatgggaagcggggctgcaggaactagaactggtgcccatactggatcccagaacatgcaggTCAAGGACTCTAGCCACCGCGCAGGGCCcacatgctttatttttaatgtctagttattttgtttctaggtttctgaatattcttcacatttttaaaagggttttttgttgttgttgttgtttatttgaaagagttactgaaagagaagcaggagaaaaaagagagaaagagagattttccatctgtcgGTTctactgaattgatctgaagtcaaagccaggagcttattctagttctcccacgtggttgctcGGTATGGAGcaccgggccatcctctgctgctttcccaggccgttaggaTGGAGCtgaatctaaagtggagcagttagTACCTCAATGGCAGCTAAAGGCAAGCAGATGCTCTAAGCAGTGGCtctacctactatgccacagaaaCTCTCCCCTCTATTTCACATTTACTGGCCAAGTGTGACTGCTCAGTGATTATCTATTGTGTCTTACCTCAGGGTTTGAGTTTTTCTGAGCTGTGGTTTTCATATAGAGCAGCAACATTCTAACACTTGTTGGTCTTTGAACCCTAATTTTTTTGGCTGATAGTTTATATTTAGAAACCATATATTACTCTACATAATAAGAATACAATGTTTTATTTAGTGAAATGCATTGTGATATTGTTCGTAATGAGTTTTCAGCAGTCTTAAATCTATCACTTTGTGTGTTAAATATGTCTCCTCTAGGTTTCTCTCAGCAAAAGTGCTGTTGAGGTTGgcagagtcagggatgggagaggTGTTAAGAACACATGTTGGTGATTGGCAGACCACGCACTGCTCTCAAATGTCAGTTTAGAAAGAAAGACAGCAGTAAAACCCTGATGATAATAGTTGTGCTTCTTTTGCAAGCAGTGTGGTTGGTGAGCCACACTGAGAGTTGCTGAGAATATAgactctcttctcctttccctctgctcagggctcctgctcCAGACTGGGGCCTCAGCATGGGGTGAGGCAGagagcagccaaaaaaaaaataataacatttcttGTATGTCCTAACCTGTGAGTTTGCAGAGACAACcttcctgctgcagcaggtggtacAGAGTCACATTTTTCCTGCGAGAAATCAAGGACAAAGACAACATACAGCCGACAGAGCGTAAACTCCAGTCATTGTGTTACGTATTCTAGATACATTCATCCCATGTCACCACTGGTGTACATATTTGTACTTCAGTCTTTCCCAGGTGAGAAAACTGAACTAGAAAAAAACCATAAATCTCACCCAGGATCCATACTAAGAGGCAAAGATAGAATTTGAACACAAACAATTGATTCCAGAAAGCACCCTTTTCATTCCTTTGCTATCTGTTTTGCAGATTAGTAAAATACTGTAATAACGAATGACTTCCCCAAGCTGAGAAGAATAGATGAATTCAATTTTCCTTGACATTCTAAAAACTAATGGCTCCCTGGTATaagaatcaaaaacaaacaacaacaaaaaaaaaggctcagCATTGTAGGACACAGGGCTGGCTTTGAGGGAGGCCTGCCTAGGACTGGAGCCTTGATGTGGACAGAGGCAGAAGTAGCGCCCAAGGAGGACTCCTGTGCCCACCTCCCTGAtcccttctccctgtgtctcccagTTGTGCCACAGGTGACTGTGTACCCTGCCAAAGTCCAGTCCCTGCAGCACCACAACCTCCTGGTTTGCGCAGTGAGTGGCTTCTACCCAGGCAACATCCAAGTGCGATGGTTCCAcaatgaggaggaagaggaggctggaGTGGTGTCCACAGGCCTGATCCGGAATGGAGACTGGACGTTCCAGACCCTGGTGATGCTGGAGACGGTTCCTGAGAGTGGAGAGGTTTACAGCTGCCATGTGGAGCACCAGAGTGTGAGCAGCCCAATCATTGTGGAATGGAGTGAGCAGCTTCCTGACCTATATAAATCCCTGCCCAACCAGGAGTGTCCCCAAGTGTCAGACCTCCCTTTTCTGGCACTTTTCCTTTAGTGCAGGTCACTGGGGAAAACTCTGTAGAAGGTTCTACCTCTGTGGAGAAGAATGCCCCCACATGGCACAAAGAAGTTGTCTTTGTTTTGAACATTCCCATGACATCACAGATCGTGGTCATCCACTTAGCCCTTGGCTCCAGACCCTGCCTGTAGTGCTGGGCTTGTGTTTCTGGTTCTGCTGCTCTGATGCTCACTGAGATCCGAgcagaagggcagggcaggggctgtcTGACCCTCGAGGAGTGCACTCTCACCACTGCCACTTGGATCAGAACCCACTCTCCCAGAATCCTCACACACTAGGTGTTGTCTCAGGGCCTTGATGTTCAGTGTGTTCTATACTTGAGGCATGTAAATGCTCATTGTGATTTTCAAGTCTGTCTCAGATTGGCCAGTTCCTGTAGCTCTTCCGGTTCAGGCTACTTCCTTGTGTCTCTGGTCTCCATGAGGAAGGTTGGATTTATGTCAAATGCCTGACTCTGGCTTCTTCCCACAGGAGCTCAGTCTAATTCTGCACAGAGCAAGATGCTGAGTGGAGTCGGGGGCTTTGTGCTGGGGCTGCtgttcctggggctggggctgttcATCTACTTCAGGAGCCAGAAAGGTGAGGACCTGTTGATAGTGAAGATTCCCCTAGGCTTAGTTGGGATAGAGATAGGATGTTTCGTCAGCTTAGGTATGTGTTCATTATTGGCCCTTTATATTTACCCTTTGATCCTAAATTTCCTGGAAATATAGACATTAGCAGTGCAAGGGACTTGGTCAAAACAGAAGAGGTTATGTTTCATAAGGATAATGAAAGGTTAACGAAGAGATATTGTTGGATTGTGAACCTGTGCCGATGATTGAGGAGCCACTGAGGCAATTTAATGCACCAAATTTGTGTGACAGCAGCTTCCTTATCCCAGGCTGTGCTTTATGCTCTAATCTCTTGATGTGTGTGGTGTGGGATGTGGTTTGTAGAGAAACCTTAGATGACAAGTATTGGACTGGGACTTTGTATTTTGGGCCTTGAGATAtctccatatctttttttttttttttcaattttattttatttttttttattttatttttttattattattaatttcattgcattatgtgacacacattttttttttttgcactggaattccccccgcccctccccaaaccctccccctcccacggtggattgctccaccccgctaagttgaaatgtctatggggaagtcacaggttgtggtcgagaacatgcattttcctagtaacatattggttaatcaataccatgtcaattaatgccataatgctgtaaatggttgtaaatattgggttgagttttttacttgattgggatgatactctgctggttctgcctttggaccagagatggtctcaccaggaagccgttgaatttgccaggacaattagatgctggactatacgattggtcaaaacctccaatgaaagaatctcaactgagtttgaactatggaaatatcTCCATATCTTTTAAGCATGTATGTTCTCTCCTTCCCAGGGCGCTCTGGACTTCAGCCAACAGGTAATGCACTTTGATATTCTTCTAGTTTCAAATACAGTTTACCATGAGCAGAGGCAAAGTGAGTCTGAAATAATGGGGAACACATGGGAATGAGACTTGTGATCAGGCAGTTTGCATAAGACTCTTCATTCATCAAGAGGCACGTGCTCTGTGTCAACATTAGCTGAGGGGACCAGAGACTGATCTTCCTTCTCATTGTGCTCTGAACACCTGCAGCCccgagagagggaaaaacagcagTTTTCAGAATTAGTTCTGACAGCAACACTCTTCTCTGTCATCTGCAGGGCTGCTGAGCTGAAGCAAGGATGGCGACGCTCAGGGAAGAACCTCTGCCCCTGACTCTTCACATCACATGAGGTTTTCTGAATTCCTCATGTTGTTCTCTGAAGATTGTGGTTTCTCAGCATCTGGCTTCCTCTTGGTTTAATGACCTTGTGAGAACCATGCTCCGTGCCAGCTTCCTTAGCCCCTGACCATGACCCAGAAGTCATGATACTGAGGACGGCACCTTCCCTGATTGCCTGGTGTGCTCCTCTGTGTTCTACCCTTATTGCCTCCCCTGCTCTGATCTCACTTGTGCCACATTACTTTATGATGTTTTGCCcaataaacatgaaataaaaaatgtcttCTGCTTGCTCCAACTTCAAGGACAAGACACAAGGAGAGTGAGGATTACATGACATGCAGTGATAGTTTTCTTTACTATGTTAAGTGATGCATGTGTTAAATAGCCTGTGTTGTGCATTCCACATGTATACATATCAAAACATCATGCAGCTCACTTTACACATAGTTTTCTTGCTAGTGaactaaaaaagaaacaaaaaagaagcaaagaaaagtaTGTGAAAATTTTAAGAAGGGCATGtgtaaaaatggaaaacagactGTAACGATAGAAGTAAACAACACAAGGTTTTACGGGCAACATgttgaaaatcagaattttttGGCCTTTGTGGAAAAAATGGAGTAGCCACAGTAGGAAAGCACCACAAAGATCTAAATTTCATGAGCTTCATTAGTTAATTTCATGAGCTTCATTAGTTAGTGTCCTAGAGGAGTTGGCGATGTGTATTAGTCAGCTCTTGTTACCTTAATAAAATAGTGAAAAGCTACTTCTGGGTAGGGAAAGGTTTATTGAGGTTCACAGTTAGGAGGTTACAGTTCTGGAATGGGCAGCCCTGTAGTCTACTGTGCAGTGAAGACTGGCAATAGTGGGGTGTGCACTGGGTTGATCACATGGGAGCAAGAAACAGGGCAGGAGCTAGGAGGGCCTTGGGAGCAATCACCAGCATTCCGGAGAagctacatgagcaggaagctggatcaaagcagAACAACTGGAACTGTAATtgacactctgaaatgggatgccagcttctgAAGTGggagcttaatgtgctatgctatTATGCCAATCATGACAGATGTATTTTAATAAGCATATTTTGGTAAGAATTCACCGATGATTAAATACTGAAATTATTACtgagagttatttttttttaaaattaactaaaacacctttatttgctttaaaaaacataagacttcttatacaataaagcataagcatgtttcatctacaaagtcagaatatcttcctcatggaacacataggaagaaaggaaaaacacatacatggcaaagtagtcacagattacctccaAAACAATCaggactttcggccagaaaaatcaatcttttgaaaacaaaagtataacaataacaaaaaaccacatttcacacctggtactaacagtaaacattcatagtacaaaattatctgttcaaaaaaatgtctttggtatttggagattgcaataagcttgtaaattgctttaagtacgatgggtattttgatgatattaatactttcaatatataggaatttgattttaacacaTAATTTTAACTGAGAGTTATaattgaatttcagaattttgagGCAACATTGTCTTTAACAAGATTTAAACAGAACAAAGGATGACTTTCTGTAAGATAAAAGATATGATGTCATTTGCAGAGGAGAGTGACAATGGTGATGAGGGGAATTTTTTAGAAGGAATTAAAGTTGCTATTCATTGTTGGCCTGAACTCTATGAAGTTTTGCTCTTCAATCAAGTGGATAATATTTTGATTAGGCATTAAGCATACCCATGAATTAAACTGATAAAAGTGATTTTCATATAAGAGTCATTGGTTGTCTTCAGAAAGTGAACGTGATGTTGTATGAGGTAATGGCTGAGCCTGTAAAATTTGGAATCACATAACTTGTTTAGCGGAGTGCCATTTAACACATATGGTCATTTTAGAAATCTGTAATCATCATAGTTGTATTCTCTGCTTTTGCAGGGATGGCTGGAGATAAGAACACAATGTATAAAATGTCCTTAGTGCTATTCTGAGAACATATCCTAGAGCTGCAGTGTGCTCTGAAAATTTTGTTGATTCCTCTCACAAATAGATTGCTACTTGACTGTTAATTCATGTGCCTGTGTGATATCAGAGCAATGAAGGAAATGTGTCCTTGATTCAGTCCtctgaggaggaagagaaaatacacaaatatccACATGACTAGAGAATAGTGACATCATTGGAAAAATCAGCCTCCACAGGCACCTAATGGTCTCACCAGCATCCACTCACCCATGGGCTTAGGGGAAGATCAGCACCATCCCTGAGTCAGGTTATACTCATAAGCTCAGCTGAGTTCATTGTGAGCTGCAGCTATGTGC from Ochotona princeps isolate mOchPri1 chromosome 1, mOchPri1.hap1, whole genome shotgun sequence encodes:
- the LOC101534727 gene encoding H-2 class II histocompatibility antigen, E-S beta chain-like isoform X5, which translates into the protein MLCLWFFRGSCVAALPGTLVLLSSALALARDTPYFLEQVKAECHHDTGAQRVRFLHRYIYNRQEYSRFDSDVGEFQAMSELGRPDTEYWNGQKALLEQEMAYVDTFCRHNYEILDPFLVQRQVVPQVTVYPAKVQSLQHHNLLVCAVSGFYPGNIQVRWFHNEEEEEAGVVSTGLIRNGDWTFQTLVMLETVPESGEVYSCHVEHQSVSSPIIVEWRAQSNSAQSKMLSGVGGFVLGLLFLGLGLFIYFRSQKGRSGLQPTGLLS
- the LOC101534727 gene encoding H-2 class II histocompatibility antigen, E-S beta chain-like isoform X3, with translation MLCLWFFRGSCVAALPGTLVLLSSALALARDTRPYFLEQVKAECHHDTGAQRVRFLHRYIYNRQEYSRFDSDVGEFQAMSELGRPDTEYWNGQKALLEQEMAYVDTFCRHNYEILDPFLVQRQVVPQVTVYPAKVQSLQHHNLLVCAVSGFYPGNIQVRWFHNEEEEEAGVVSTGLIRNGDWTFQTLVMLETVPESGEVYSCHVEHQSVSSPIIVEWRAQSNSAQSKMLSGVGGFVLGLLFLGLGLFIYFRSQKGRSGLQPTGLLS